A stretch of Mauremys reevesii isolate NIE-2019 linkage group 25, ASM1616193v1, whole genome shotgun sequence DNA encodes these proteins:
- the NDUFB7 gene encoding NADH dehydrogenase [ubiquinone] 1 beta subcomplex subunit 7 yields the protein MGAHLVRRYLGDAEVEPDPLRMPTFDPGLGFAERKERVMVATQQQMNDAQLPLEQRDYCAHHLIKLMKCKRDSFPNFLACQHERHEWDYCEHLDYVMRMKEFERERRLLVRKKRLEQKEAAGA from the exons ATGGGGGCGCACCTGGTCCGGCGCTACCTGGGCGACGCGGAGGTGGAGCCGGACCCGCTCCGCATGCCGACCTTCGACCCGGGGCTGGGCTTCGCGGAGCGCAAGGAGCGGG TGATGGTAGCGACGCAGCAGCAGATGAATGACGCTCAGCTGCCCCTGGAGCAGCGTGACTACTGTGCCCACCACCTTATCAAGCTGATGAAGTGCAAGCGCGACAGCTTCCCCAATTTCCTGGCCTGCCAGCATGAGCGGCACGAGTGGGATTACTGCGAGCACCTTGA CTATGTGATGCGTATGAAGGAGTTTGAGCGGGAGCGGCGCTTGCTGGTGAGGAAGAAGAGGCTGGAGCAGAAGGAGGCGGCTGGAGCATAG